The Myxococcota bacterium genome has a segment encoding these proteins:
- a CDS encoding wax ester/triacylglycerol synthase family O-acyltransferase gives MARYAYERLSTLDNAFLRWEKPNLPMHTSALQIFDAGPLETEEGGIDFPAIVQHFASKLHVMPAYRQRLMWIPGRDHAVWVDDPSFSIDYHVRHTALPRPGTHEQLERLASRIVEQPLDRNRPLWETWVIEGLEGHRFALISKQHHCLIDGGAGTDLMTSLMSLEPVATPGPAARFVPRPLPTPRELARDETRRRLLAPIGALRRAVDFARESEHPIDDLAAQLDAVRGLVDGFLTPASETPINGPVGPHRHFETTETPLELLLAIRKELGCSVNDVVLGIVAGAMRRFLIERRVDVAKLDFRVSTPVDVRRPDERGDFGNRVSSWIVRLPLGESDPRKQVEAIRAATRDRKGSHEADAIEALTELMDWLPFDVQNAASRTTNCVVTNVRGPGQPLYLLSARQLAVYGHPPLLENHGLSIGVLSYDGTLCWGLIADADRVPDIALLARHIEQATARLAAAAGLAAREPKTGGAR, from the coding sequence ATGGCCCGCTACGCGTACGAACGTCTCTCGACGCTGGACAACGCGTTCCTGCGCTGGGAGAAGCCGAACCTCCCCATGCACACGTCGGCGCTGCAGATCTTCGATGCCGGCCCGCTCGAGACCGAGGAGGGCGGCATCGACTTCCCGGCGATCGTGCAGCACTTCGCCTCGAAGCTGCACGTGATGCCCGCCTATCGACAGCGCCTGATGTGGATCCCGGGCCGGGACCACGCCGTGTGGGTGGACGATCCGAGCTTCTCGATCGACTACCACGTCCGCCACACGGCGCTCCCGCGCCCGGGAACCCACGAGCAGCTCGAGCGGCTGGCGTCGCGCATCGTCGAGCAGCCGCTCGACCGCAACCGCCCGCTGTGGGAGACGTGGGTGATCGAGGGGCTCGAGGGCCATCGCTTCGCGCTCATCAGCAAGCAGCACCACTGCCTGATCGACGGCGGCGCGGGCACCGACCTGATGACGAGCCTCATGTCGCTCGAGCCCGTCGCGACGCCGGGCCCGGCCGCGCGCTTCGTGCCGCGACCGCTCCCGACGCCGCGCGAGCTCGCGCGCGACGAGACGCGGCGCCGCCTGCTGGCTCCGATCGGCGCGCTGCGGCGCGCCGTCGACTTCGCGCGCGAGAGCGAGCATCCGATCGACGACCTCGCCGCCCAGCTCGACGCGGTGCGCGGGCTCGTCGACGGCTTCCTGACGCCGGCCTCGGAGACGCCGATCAACGGCCCCGTCGGCCCGCACCGCCACTTCGAGACGACCGAGACGCCGCTCGAGCTGCTGCTCGCGATCCGCAAGGAGCTCGGCTGCTCGGTCAACGACGTCGTGCTCGGCATCGTCGCGGGCGCGATGCGGCGGTTCCTGATCGAGCGGCGCGTCGACGTCGCGAAGCTCGACTTCCGCGTGTCGACGCCGGTCGACGTGCGCCGTCCGGACGAGCGCGGGGACTTCGGCAACCGCGTGTCGTCGTGGATCGTGCGCCTGCCGCTCGGCGAGTCGGACCCGCGCAAGCAGGTCGAGGCGATCCGCGCGGCGACGCGCGACCGCAAGGGCAGCCACGAGGCCGACGCGATCGAGGCGCTCACCGAGCTGATGGACTGGCTCCCCTTCGACGTGCAGAACGCGGCCTCGCGGACGACCAACTGCGTGGTGACGAACGTGCGCGGACCCGGCCAGCCGCTCTACCTGCTGTCGGCGCGCCAGCTCGCGGTGTACGGTCATCCGCCGCTGCTCGAGAACCACGGGCTCTCGATCGGCGTGCTGAGCTACGACGGCACGCTCTGCTGGGGCCTGATCGCCGACGCCGACCGCGTCCCCGACATCGCGCTGCTCGCGCGGCACATCGAGCAGGCGACGGCGAGGCTGGCCGCCGCGGCGGGCCTCGCCGCGCGCGAGCCGAAGACGGGCGGAGCGCGATGA
- a CDS encoding cupin domain-containing protein, producing MKRRLPNDDATVPADRAWKAFEIADEVERLRETGTPYREFLRVPSLSCGVYRLPAGAKDLQAPHDEDEVYFVISGRGKVRIDGREREVGRGSLLYVRATAEHSFFEIEEDITLLVFFASGGPSED from the coding sequence ATGAAGCGACGACTCCCGAACGACGATGCGACGGTGCCGGCCGACCGGGCCTGGAAGGCGTTCGAGATCGCCGACGAGGTCGAGCGCCTGCGCGAGACGGGCACGCCGTACCGCGAGTTCCTGCGCGTCCCGTCGCTCAGCTGCGGCGTCTACCGCCTGCCCGCCGGCGCGAAGGACCTGCAGGCGCCGCACGACGAGGACGAGGTCTACTTCGTGATCTCCGGCCGCGGCAAGGTGCGCATCGACGGCCGCGAGCGCGAGGTCGGACGGGGCTCGCTGCTCTACGTCCGCGCGACCGCCGAGCACTCCTTCTTCGAGATCGAAGAGGACATCACGCTGCTCGTGTTCTTCGCTTCGGGTGGCCCGTCCGAGGACTAG
- the ccoS gene encoding cbb3-type cytochrome oxidase assembly protein CcoS yields MSFLAVTIPVSLLLGATLLALVVWRARAGDYDDWEGPAERMLHDDDSTPEREA; encoded by the coding sequence ATGAGCTTCCTCGCGGTCACGATTCCCGTCTCGCTGCTGCTCGGGGCGACGCTGCTCGCGCTCGTCGTCTGGCGCGCGCGCGCGGGCGACTACGACGACTGGGAAGGGCCCGCGGAGCGCATGCTCCACGACGACGACTCGACGCCGGAACGCGAGGCCTGA
- a CDS encoding cation-translocating P-type ATPase, producing the protein MSAAVAETGLFLDGLHCSGCVNRVERALRAAPGVADANVNYTTHRALVRFDPAHTDERALVREVESLGYRATPYAPEALERPQQRDARRALVRLLVAAFFAANVMLVAVALYIGAIEGVDVATRRGLRWLAILLSVPSVTWCAAPFWSGAVRGLARREITMDVPIALGIGTAFATNVLGTLRESEHLYVDSAAMIVFLILLGRTLERSARARAAAAVDRLTALTPATALRRAADGSLEEVAAASLARGDLVVVAPGEVVPADGRIVRGASELDESLLTGESLPVARGAGERAVGGTLNLLGELELEIEAAVDAGTLARLAALLERAQTERPKIQRLADRVARVFAPTVLGAALAVGVAWWWVGAPVFEATLAASAVLIVACPCALGLATPAAVTAAIGRAAALGVIVKGGEAIERCAAIDRCVLDKTGTVTQGRLEVRAVEPAPGVDAARVLARAAAAEGASAHPIARALAEAAAGAGQGEVVEAALRAPGERSAAAGRGVEWRAGGDVVRVGARAFAVGASDARVPDALESAARALAARGATLAWVADAKQVLGVVGLVDALRADAGDAVERLDRLGVASELVTGDHEQAARVVARGAGIAESAVRAQVAPEGKVERIRALRGEGHRVLAVGDGINDAAALAAADVGAAMASGSDVALHAADLVVRSPRLGAVADAIELSRAALSRIRENLAFALLYNLVAVPLAATGWLSPLAAAVAMSASSLVVTGNAIRLGRWRPRA; encoded by the coding sequence GTGAGCGCCGCCGTCGCGGAGACGGGGCTCTTCCTCGACGGGCTGCACTGCTCGGGCTGCGTGAACCGCGTCGAGCGCGCGCTGCGCGCGGCGCCCGGCGTCGCCGACGCGAACGTGAACTACACGACCCACCGCGCGCTCGTGCGCTTCGACCCCGCGCACACCGACGAGAGGGCGCTCGTGCGCGAAGTCGAGTCGCTCGGCTACCGCGCCACGCCCTACGCGCCCGAGGCCCTCGAGCGCCCCCAGCAGCGCGACGCGCGCCGCGCGCTCGTGCGCCTGCTCGTCGCGGCGTTCTTCGCGGCGAACGTCATGCTCGTCGCCGTCGCGCTCTACATCGGCGCGATCGAGGGCGTCGACGTCGCGACGCGCCGCGGGCTGCGCTGGCTGGCGATCCTCCTGTCCGTGCCGTCCGTGACGTGGTGCGCGGCGCCGTTCTGGAGCGGCGCGGTGCGCGGGCTCGCGCGGCGCGAGATCACGATGGACGTGCCGATCGCGCTCGGCATCGGCACCGCGTTCGCGACCAACGTGCTCGGCACGCTGCGCGAGAGCGAGCACCTCTACGTCGACTCGGCCGCGATGATCGTCTTCCTCATCCTGCTCGGGCGCACGCTCGAGCGCAGCGCGCGCGCGCGCGCCGCCGCCGCGGTCGACCGGCTCACGGCGCTCACGCCGGCGACCGCGCTGCGCCGCGCGGCCGACGGCTCGCTCGAGGAGGTGGCCGCGGCGTCGCTCGCGCGCGGCGACCTCGTCGTCGTCGCGCCGGGCGAGGTGGTGCCGGCGGACGGGCGCATCGTGCGCGGGGCGAGCGAGCTCGACGAGTCGCTGCTCACCGGCGAATCGCTGCCCGTCGCGCGCGGCGCGGGCGAGCGCGCGGTCGGCGGCACGCTGAACCTGCTCGGCGAGCTCGAGCTCGAGATCGAGGCCGCGGTGGACGCCGGCACGCTCGCGCGTCTCGCCGCGCTGCTCGAGCGCGCGCAGACCGAGCGCCCGAAGATCCAGCGCCTGGCCGACCGCGTCGCGCGCGTCTTCGCGCCGACGGTGCTCGGCGCGGCGCTCGCCGTCGGCGTCGCGTGGTGGTGGGTCGGTGCGCCCGTGTTCGAGGCGACGCTCGCCGCGAGTGCCGTCCTGATCGTCGCCTGCCCGTGCGCGCTCGGCCTCGCGACGCCGGCCGCCGTGACGGCGGCCATCGGTCGCGCGGCCGCGCTCGGGGTGATCGTGAAGGGCGGCGAGGCGATCGAGCGCTGTGCGGCGATCGACCGCTGCGTGCTCGACAAGACGGGCACCGTGACGCAGGGGCGGCTCGAGGTGCGCGCGGTGGAGCCCGCGCCCGGCGTCGACGCGGCGCGCGTGCTCGCGCGCGCGGCCGCGGCGGAGGGAGCCTCGGCGCACCCCATCGCGCGCGCGCTCGCGGAGGCGGCCGCGGGCGCGGGGCAGGGCGAGGTCGTCGAGGCGGCGCTGCGCGCGCCGGGCGAGCGAAGCGCCGCGGCCGGCCGCGGCGTCGAGTGGCGCGCCGGTGGCGACGTGGTGCGCGTCGGCGCGCGCGCGTTCGCGGTGGGCGCTTCCGACGCGCGCGTTCCCGACGCACTCGAGTCGGCCGCGCGCGCGCTCGCGGCGCGCGGCGCGACGCTCGCGTGGGTGGCCGATGCGAAGCAGGTGCTCGGCGTCGTCGGTCTCGTCGACGCGCTGCGCGCGGACGCCGGCGACGCGGTCGAGCGCCTCGACCGGCTGGGCGTCGCGAGCGAGCTCGTCACGGGCGACCACGAGCAGGCGGCGCGCGTCGTCGCGCGCGGCGCGGGCATCGCCGAGAGCGCCGTGCGCGCGCAGGTGGCGCCCGAGGGCAAGGTCGAGCGCATCCGCGCGCTCCGCGGCGAGGGGCATCGCGTGCTCGCCGTCGGCGACGGGATCAACGATGCCGCGGCGCTCGCGGCCGCGGACGTCGGCGCGGCGATGGCGAGCGGCTCCGACGTCGCGCTGCACGCGGCCGACCTCGTCGTCCGCAGCCCGCGCCTCGGCGCGGTGGCCGACGCGATCGAGCTCTCGCGCGCGGCGCTGTCGCGCATCCGCGAGAACCTCGCGTTCGCGCTCCTCTACAACCTCGTCGCGGTACCGCTCGCCGCGACCGGCTGGCTCTCGCCCCTCGCGGCCGCGGTGGCGATGAGCGCGTCGTCGCTCGTCGTCACGGGCAACGCGATCCGGCTCGGCCGCTGGCGGCCGCGCGCATGA
- a CDS encoding c-type cytochrome, with the protein MSDERNAGGAPEIAEYVRPGAPVRDAIGEEDNPIPLWFNAGFYGMIVFGIVYLLYYTLSGWSSANQYAGEVAAFEERYAHVKAAAPTSNPYHGDTAAIAAGQQVFTTICAACHKPDGTGLVGPSLVDPYWKYGSDDASLFESVANGRPGGMPAWGTQLGTEKIWQALAYAESLPRESEPGVGAPKPGEEPAP; encoded by the coding sequence ATGAGCGACGAACGAAACGCCGGTGGCGCACCGGAGATCGCCGAGTACGTGCGTCCGGGAGCTCCGGTCCGCGACGCGATCGGCGAGGAGGACAACCCGATCCCGCTGTGGTTCAACGCGGGCTTCTACGGGATGATCGTCTTCGGCATCGTCTACCTCCTCTACTACACGCTCTCGGGGTGGTCGTCGGCGAACCAGTACGCCGGCGAGGTCGCGGCCTTCGAGGAACGCTATGCGCACGTGAAGGCGGCCGCGCCGACCTCGAACCCGTACCACGGCGATACCGCCGCGATCGCGGCCGGCCAGCAGGTCTTCACGACGATCTGCGCCGCGTGCCACAAGCCCGACGGAACCGGCCTCGTCGGTCCGAGCCTCGTCGACCCGTACTGGAAGTACGGCTCGGACGACGCGTCGCTGTTCGAGTCCGTCGCGAACGGCCGCCCGGGTGGCATGCCCGCCTGGGGCACGCAGCTCGGCACCGAGAAGATCTGGCAGGCGCTCGCCTATGCGGAGAGCCTGCCGCGCGAGTCCGAGCCGGGCGTCGGTGCGCCGAAGCCCGGCGAGGAGCCCGCGCCGTAG
- the ccoO gene encoding cytochrome-c oxidase, cbb3-type subunit II has product MAYEAHKPLERKWGLFTLLTFVSVAIGGLVLIPPLFLQGVVTPLDTLRPYSALEQEGRDIYIREGCNTCHSQQVRPLKSETDRYGAYSLAGESAYDRPFLWGSRRTGPDLHRVGGRYPDSWHWIHLTDPRRLEPRSNMPSFAFLTTTPLDTSLTSARLAGLRTLGHPYSDAEVANAESDALSQARVVAASLRRDGIELDAAQERSEAIALIAYLQSLGHAVRGGGAR; this is encoded by the coding sequence ATGGCGTACGAGGCACACAAGCCGCTCGAACGGAAGTGGGGGCTGTTCACGCTCCTCACCTTCGTGTCCGTCGCGATCGGCGGGCTCGTGCTGATCCCGCCGCTCTTCCTCCAGGGCGTCGTCACGCCGCTCGACACGCTGCGTCCGTACAGCGCGCTCGAGCAGGAAGGGCGCGACATCTACATCCGAGAGGGATGCAACACGTGCCACAGCCAGCAGGTGCGGCCGCTCAAGTCGGAGACCGATCGCTACGGCGCCTACTCGCTCGCGGGCGAGAGCGCCTACGACCGGCCCTTCCTCTGGGGCTCCCGCCGCACCGGGCCGGACCTGCACCGCGTGGGCGGCCGCTATCCCGACTCGTGGCACTGGATCCACCTGACGGATCCGCGCCGCCTCGAGCCGCGCTCCAACATGCCGTCGTTCGCGTTCCTCACGACGACACCGCTCGACACGTCGCTCACGAGCGCGCGCCTCGCCGGCCTCCGCACGCTCGGCCATCCGTACTCGGACGCCGAGGTCGCGAACGCCGAGAGCGACGCGCTCTCGCAGGCGCGCGTGGTCGCCGCGAGCCTGCGCCGCGACGGCATCGAGCTCGACGCGGCCCAGGAGCGCAGCGAGGCGATCGCGCTGATCGCCTATCTGCAGTCGCTCGGCCACGCCGTGCGCGGCGGGGGGGCGCGCTGA
- the ccoG gene encoding cytochrome c oxidase accessory protein CcoG, whose product MLNARPVEGRFRTLRANVNAILVLILFAVPWIRIGGEPLVLLDIAARRFHVGGLVIFPQELYLLWLLVIGLAISLFFFTALAGRLWCGWACPQTVFTDVFAGIARRVEGWKGHARPKRVAPWRRVLLHAIWLACSAAIGFHLVGYFHSPYTMLGEIRAGELSATTIGFFTFATLVSYADFVYVRQTFCKFLCPYARFQSVMFDRDTLVIGYDARRGDPRGKRAEGDCVDCGLCVQVCPSGIDIRDGLQLDCIACTQCIDACDGVMAKLGREPSLIGYRALATLEGLRPARVLRARVVVYGAILAVIGLAFGSLLARREALSVEIIRNRAELVHMTADGRASNAYTLHIQNRSREPRRFRVALDADGAPGFELVTGMNPVAVAASDEVETRVFVLAPRDADVGIEGREIRFEVSAEDDASAQVVRPARFLGKGATG is encoded by the coding sequence ATGTTGAACGCACGTCCCGTCGAAGGCCGCTTCCGCACGCTGCGCGCCAACGTGAACGCGATCCTGGTGCTGATCCTGTTCGCCGTGCCGTGGATCCGCATCGGCGGCGAGCCGCTCGTCCTGCTCGACATCGCCGCGCGACGCTTCCACGTCGGCGGGCTCGTGATCTTCCCGCAGGAGCTGTACCTGCTCTGGCTGCTCGTCATCGGCCTCGCGATCTCGCTCTTCTTCTTCACCGCGCTCGCCGGGCGGCTGTGGTGCGGATGGGCCTGCCCGCAGACGGTCTTCACCGACGTCTTCGCGGGCATCGCGCGACGCGTCGAGGGCTGGAAGGGCCACGCGCGCCCGAAGCGCGTCGCGCCGTGGCGCCGCGTGCTCCTGCACGCCATCTGGCTCGCGTGCAGCGCGGCGATCGGCTTCCACCTCGTCGGCTACTTCCACTCGCCGTACACGATGCTCGGCGAGATCCGCGCCGGCGAGCTCAGCGCGACGACGATCGGCTTCTTCACGTTCGCGACGCTCGTCTCGTACGCCGACTTCGTGTACGTGCGCCAGACGTTCTGCAAGTTCCTCTGCCCCTACGCGCGCTTCCAGAGCGTGATGTTCGATCGCGACACGCTCGTGATCGGCTACGACGCGCGGCGCGGCGACCCGCGCGGCAAGCGCGCCGAGGGCGACTGCGTCGACTGCGGGCTGTGCGTGCAGGTGTGCCCGTCGGGCATCGACATCCGCGACGGTCTGCAGCTCGACTGCATCGCGTGCACGCAGTGCATCGACGCCTGCGACGGCGTGATGGCGAAGCTCGGCCGCGAGCCCTCGCTCATCGGCTACCGCGCGCTCGCGACGCTCGAGGGACTGCGCCCGGCGCGCGTCCTGCGCGCGCGCGTCGTCGTCTACGGCGCCATCCTCGCGGTGATCGGCCTCGCGTTCGGGAGCCTGCTCGCGCGCCGCGAGGCGCTCTCGGTGGAGATCATCCGCAACCGCGCGGAGCTCGTGCACATGACGGCCGACGGCCGCGCGAGCAACGCCTACACGCTCCACATCCAGAACCGCTCGCGCGAGCCGCGGCGCTTCCGCGTCGCGCTCGACGCCGACGGGGCGCCGGGCTTCGAGCTCGTGACCGGCATGAACCCGGTCGCCGTCGCCGCGAGCGACGAGGTCGAGACGCGCGTGTTCGTGCTCGCGCCGCGCGACGCCGACGTCGGCATCGAAGGGCGCGAGATCCGCTTCGAGGTGAGCGCCGAGGACGACGCGAGCGCGCAGGTCGTCCGGCCCGCGCGCTTCCTCGGGAAGGGGGCGACGGGATGA
- the ccoN gene encoding cytochrome-c oxidase, cbb3-type subunit I, translating to MAVVRGFAISALVWGTVGMLVGLVIALQLAWPQLNWGPLHFGRLRPIHTNAVIFGFTLGAVFAGTYYAIQRLCRVRMFSDTLSRLNLWGWNAIIVAAAVTLLLGKSTAKEYAELEWPIDIAIAVVWVIYAINVFGTLIKRREQSMYAAIWFWIATILTIAMLHIVNSLELPISMWKSYSLYAGVYDANIQWWYGHNAVGFLLTTPILGLMYYYLPKQIDRPIFSHRLSILHFWSLIFIYIWAGPHHLIYSPLPDWAQTFGAAFSLMLILPSWGGMLNGLLTMRGAWDKVRTDPLLKMFAVGLTFYGMSTFEGPMMSIKTVNSLSHFTNWTIGHVHSGALGWVALTCFATLYYLIPRLWHTQLYSLRLANVHFWTATIGIVLYVTPMWISGVTQGLMWRAYEPDGSLTYAFIETVSAIRVYDVIRAGGGVVFLAGMFVMLFNVWKTIAQGTSAVPAPPRADALAPAPVATGGA from the coding sequence ATGGCCGTCGTGCGGGGCTTCGCCATCTCGGCGCTCGTCTGGGGCACGGTCGGCATGCTCGTCGGCCTCGTGATCGCGCTCCAGCTCGCGTGGCCCCAGCTCAACTGGGGGCCGCTGCACTTCGGTCGACTGCGACCGATCCACACCAACGCCGTCATCTTCGGCTTCACGCTCGGCGCGGTGTTCGCCGGCACGTACTACGCCATCCAGCGCCTGTGCCGCGTCCGCATGTTCTCGGACACGCTCTCGCGGCTCAATCTGTGGGGCTGGAACGCGATCATCGTCGCCGCGGCCGTCACGCTCCTGCTCGGCAAGTCGACCGCCAAGGAGTACGCCGAGCTCGAGTGGCCGATCGACATCGCGATCGCCGTCGTGTGGGTGATCTACGCGATCAACGTGTTCGGAACGCTGATCAAGCGGCGCGAGCAGTCGATGTACGCGGCGATCTGGTTCTGGATCGCGACGATCCTCACGATCGCGATGCTCCACATCGTCAACAGCCTCGAGCTGCCCATCTCGATGTGGAAGTCGTACTCGCTCTACGCGGGCGTGTACGACGCGAACATCCAGTGGTGGTACGGGCACAACGCGGTCGGCTTCCTGCTCACGACGCCGATCCTCGGCCTCATGTACTACTACCTGCCGAAGCAGATCGACCGGCCGATCTTCTCGCACCGGCTCTCGATCCTCCACTTCTGGTCGCTGATCTTCATCTACATCTGGGCCGGGCCGCACCACCTGATCTACTCGCCGCTGCCCGACTGGGCGCAGACGTTCGGCGCGGCCTTCTCGCTGATGCTGATCCTGCCCTCGTGGGGCGGCATGCTGAACGGCCTGCTCACGATGCGCGGCGCCTGGGACAAGGTGCGCACCGACCCGCTGCTCAAGATGTTCGCCGTCGGGCTCACCTTCTACGGCATGAGCACGTTCGAAGGCCCGATGATGTCGATCAAGACGGTGAACTCGCTGTCGCACTTCACCAACTGGACGATCGGCCACGTGCACAGCGGCGCGCTCGGATGGGTCGCGCTCACCTGCTTCGCGACGCTGTACTACCTGATCCCGCGCCTGTGGCACACGCAGCTGTACAGCCTGCGGCTCGCGAACGTGCACTTCTGGACCGCGACCATCGGCATCGTGCTCTACGTGACGCCGATGTGGATCTCGGGCGTGACGCAGGGCCTGATGTGGCGCGCGTACGAGCCGGACGGCAGCCTGACCTACGCGTTCATCGAGACGGTCAGCGCGATCCGCGTCTACGACGTGATCCGCGCCGGCGGCGGGGTGGTCTTCCTCGCCGGCATGTTCGTGATGCTCTTCAACGTGTGGAAGACGATCGCGCAGGGCACCTCCGCGGTTCCCGCGCCGCCGCGCGCGGACGCGCTGGCGCCGGCGCCCGTCGCGACGGGAGGTGCGTAG
- a CDS encoding ferritin-like domain-containing protein, whose translation MTTHTTTEDAPGGDELHAIDPDEFRRRVRSFEHWFEAVEGYLGGLHNGHADLREETLDDEARTRLVNALSTYWVGESAALEGSSGLVRIAPNTEFKIFLATQVADEARHLEVMRARIAELGADASDAAIERRAAPSLLDFKRRLLQLVDAGEWTSALFAQNVMLESMEYVTFGAHAKTADPITRDLLERVLRDERRHLGFGENEIARALRAAPERADWLREVKRDLDAIVLETFEHAASELRLVRTSGADLGRAYLQAVARLGLAG comes from the coding sequence ATGACGACGCACACGACGACGGAGGACGCGCCCGGCGGCGACGAGCTCCACGCGATCGATCCCGACGAGTTCCGGCGGCGCGTGCGGTCGTTCGAGCACTGGTTCGAAGCGGTCGAGGGCTATCTCGGCGGCCTGCACAACGGCCACGCCGACCTGCGCGAGGAGACGCTCGACGACGAGGCGCGGACGCGCCTCGTCAACGCGCTCTCGACCTACTGGGTCGGCGAGAGCGCCGCGCTCGAGGGCTCGAGCGGCCTCGTGCGCATCGCGCCCAACACGGAGTTCAAGATCTTCCTCGCGACCCAGGTCGCGGACGAGGCGCGACACCTCGAGGTGATGCGCGCGCGCATCGCCGAGCTCGGCGCCGACGCCTCCGACGCGGCGATCGAGCGCCGCGCCGCGCCGAGCCTGCTCGACTTCAAGCGGCGACTGCTGCAGCTCGTCGACGCCGGCGAGTGGACGAGCGCGCTGTTCGCGCAGAACGTGATGCTCGAATCGATGGAGTACGTGACCTTCGGCGCCCACGCGAAGACGGCCGACCCGATCACGCGCGACCTGCTCGAGCGCGTCCTGCGCGACGAGCGCCGCCACCTCGGGTTCGGCGAGAACGAGATCGCGCGCGCGCTCCGCGCCGCACCCGAGCGCGCCGACTGGCTGCGCGAGGTGAAGCGCGACCTCGACGCGATCGTGCTCGAGACGTTCGAGCACGCCGCGAGCGAGCTGCGCCTCGTGCGCACGAGCGGCGCCGATCTCGGCCGCGCCTACCTGCAGGCCGTCGCGCGCCTGGGGCTCGCCGGCTGA